From Chitinivibrionia bacterium, the proteins below share one genomic window:
- a CDS encoding InlB B-repeat-containing protein, with protein MKKILSILSALLFLLIASSCGYYGEDEMVTAYSVTFDANGGTVGIRSQIVDAGVSITLPMPTRTGVFDFDGWYDSDGSFRGSGGNRFTVNSNITLTARWTQRFTITFDSQGGSNYSPQTVREGTQVALPTPTRTGYTFDGWFSGGARIGSGGHNYTVNSTITLFAEWTIRQFVITFNAGTGGTVEPTSLTRNFEQTVSLPTPTRTGHTFDGWFTSASGGTRINNPYTVSVNSERTLFAQWTINQHTVTFNANGGSVVSPPSMPQNFGATIQLPNATRVGHTFNGWFTATSGGEQVNTPLVITEDTTLFAQWTPIEYTIPFHLGLGTDDPTATVNPTSITGNFGDAVILPTPTRTGHTFNGWWTSMTGEGIRISPVESMSYTITENSDRTLYARWTVNMHIVTLNANGGRVSIDGGSTFSDSRQLTRAFGATANLPETISTINRTGYDFIGWFTEADGGELVESSHTIRSNLILFARWTIRQFTVNFAVNTTDPTATVNPTGTTDDFNTVITLPEPTREGHTFNGWWWTTSPTIWDTRVGNAGDNFTITRDTTLFAQWTINSYDVTLNANGGQVSTDNGWTFAATRTVSRTFGSSFTLPTPTRTGHTFNGWFTEENGGEQVESPLIVRENTMLFAQWALIQYTITFNLGAGAADPTATVNPTSITEDFGETVILPTPTRDGHTFTGWWTTQLSGGTRIDFGGNTSYTISTVSTRTLFARWTINSYNITLNANGGVVNLSDGWGNVSSGTTNRTFGNSFILPIPTRTGFDFNGWFTEEDGGTQVESPLIVSEITTLFAQWTPVFTTTFNLNPNPAPRNITVEMRSSWHSGWSSNALRISVNGTNRPNETLTSSSRTFAFDVNVGDLIQVNWVASGSWADEAAFAIYYTNEPPSPAFNPATGATNNIARLLIHRQYNGLTNTSASLGSFTVPGEPVPEPITANSGSPITLPPTPTRSGFTFDGWFTEAIGGELVGLGGNSFTPTATGTIFAQWTPED; from the coding sequence ATGAAAAAGATTTTGAGTATATTAAGCGCATTGCTTTTTTTGTTAATAGCGTCAAGTTGCGGTTATTACGGAGAAGACGAGATGGTTACCGCGTACAGCGTTACTTTTGACGCAAACGGCGGAACGGTTGGTATAAGATCACAAATAGTGGACGCCGGTGTATCCATAACTTTACCAATGCCGACAAGAACCGGAGTGTTTGATTTTGACGGGTGGTATGATTCAGACGGAAGTTTTCGAGGAAGCGGCGGAAATAGATTTACCGTTAATTCCAACATAACGCTTACTGCTCGTTGGACTCAAAGGTTCACAATTACTTTTGATTCACAAGGCGGTTCAAATTATTCACCGCAAACGGTACGTGAAGGCACACAGGTAGCCTTGCCAACACCGACAAGAACAGGATACACGTTTGACGGGTGGTTTAGCGGTGGCGCACGAATTGGCAGCGGCGGACACAACTATACTGTAAATTCTACAATAACACTTTTTGCAGAATGGACAATAAGGCAATTTGTAATAACTTTTAACGCAGGTACAGGAGGCACAGTTGAGCCGACATCACTGACAAGAAATTTTGAACAAACGGTAAGTTTGCCGACACCGACAAGAACAGGGCACACATTTGATGGCTGGTTTACTTCGGCAAGCGGCGGAACAAGAATCAATAATCCTTATACCGTATCGGTAAATTCCGAGAGAACACTTTTTGCGCAGTGGACGATAAACCAACATACTGTGACCTTTAATGCAAACGGCGGCTCTGTAGTCAGCCCTCCGTCTATGCCGCAAAACTTTGGCGCCACAATACAATTGCCGAACGCAACAAGAGTTGGACACACTTTTAACGGTTGGTTTACAGCGACAAGCGGCGGCGAACAGGTAAATACTCCGCTTGTAATTACAGAAGATACAACACTCTTCGCACAATGGACGCCGATAGAATATACGATACCCTTCCACCTCGGCTTGGGTACCGACGACCCCACTGCTACGGTAAATCCCACGTCTATTACCGGAAACTTCGGCGATGCCGTAATTCTTCCGACACCGACAAGAACAGGGCACACATTCAACGGTTGGTGGACATCTATGACAGGAGAAGGCATAAGAATTAGCCCTGTTGAAAGTATGTCTTACACGATTACTGAAAATTCCGACAGAACACTTTATGCGCGTTGGACGGTAAATATGCATATTGTTACTTTGAACGCAAACGGTGGTCGTGTCAGCATAGACGGCGGTTCAACTTTCAGCGATTCGAGACAATTAACAAGAGCATTCGGCGCCACTGCTAATTTGCCGGAAACCATATCGACCATAAATCGAACAGGTTATGATTTTATCGGTTGGTTTACTGAGGCTGATGGCGGAGAGTTGGTTGAAAGTTCTCATACAATCAGAAGCAATCTAATACTTTTTGCCAGATGGACGATAAGACAATTTACGGTGAATTTTGCCGTTAACACAACTGACCCTACCGCTACGGTTAATCCGACAGGTACGACAGATGATTTTAACACCGTAATAACCTTACCGGAGCCGACAAGAGAAGGACATACGTTTAACGGGTGGTGGTGGACAACATCACCAACAATATGGGACACAAGGGTTGGAAATGCGGGCGATAATTTTACGATTACAAGAGACACAACGCTGTTTGCGCAATGGACAATAAACTCGTATGATGTGACTTTGAACGCAAATGGTGGTCAAGTTTCCACAGACAACGGTTGGACTTTTGCTGCCACAAGAACGGTATCAAGAACCTTCGGAAGCTCGTTTACTTTACCGACACCGACAAGAACAGGACATACTTTCAACGGTTGGTTTACTGAAGAAAATGGTGGTGAACAAGTTGAAAGCCCCCTAATTGTAAGAGAAAACACAATGCTGTTTGCGCAATGGGCACTGATACAATATACGATAACATTCAACCTTGGTGCTGGTGCTGCAGACCCTACTGCTACGGTTAATCCGACATCAATAACTGAAGATTTCGGTGAAACTGTAATTTTGCCGACTCCAACAAGGGACGGGCATACATTTACCGGATGGTGGACAACACAGTTAAGCGGTGGAACGCGAATTGACTTTGGGGGAAATACCTCCTATACAATTTCAACCGTTTCTACCAGAACACTTTTTGCACGGTGGACAATAAACTCGTATAATATAACTTTGAATGCGAATGGTGGGGTGGTTAACTTAAGCGATGGTTGGGGTAATGTCTCATCCGGAACTACAAACAGAACCTTCGGAAATTCGTTTATTTTACCGATACCGACAAGAACAGGATTCGATTTCAACGGTTGGTTTACTGAAGAAGACGGCGGAACACAAGTTGAAAGTCCTCTTATAGTCAGTGAAATTACGACGCTTTTTGCGCAATGGACACCAGTGTTTACGACGACTTTCAACCTAAATCCTAATCCTGCTCCTCGAAATATTACAGTTGAGATGCGTAGTTCTTGGCACAGCGGATGGTCTAGTAATGCGTTAAGGATTAGCGTGAACGGAACAAATCGACCGAATGAAACGCTGACATCATCAAGCAGAACTTTTGCATTTGATGTAAATGTTGGTGATCTTATTCAAGTTAACTGGGTAGCTAGTGGTAGTTGGGCAGATGAAGCCGCGTTTGCCATATATTACACAAACGAGCCACCATCCCCTGCATTTAATCCTGCAACAGGAGCTACAAATAATATTGCACGCTTGTTGATTCACAGACAATATAACGGTTTAACTAATACAAGCGCGTCATTAGGTTCATTTACAGTTCCCGGCGAACCTGTGCCTGAGCCTATTACAGCGAATTCAGGAAGTCCTATAACACTTCCTCCGACTCCAACACGTTCCGGATTTACATTTGATGGTTGGTTTACAGAGGCAATCGGCGGTGAATTAGTTGGTTTAGGCGGCAATTCTTTTACGCCTACTGCTACCGGAACAATATTCGCACAATGGACACCAGAAGATTAG
- a CDS encoding InlB B-repeat-containing protein, giving the protein MKKILGAFSVLLCLLMVGGCGFYGDEIEINVAVPVQRVTVTFNSQGGTSFSSQTVNAGQSVWLPTPSRSGFVFNGWFTSSSGGSRVGWGETNLTVWENRTLWAQWTATTPSQFTVTFNANGGTVSPTSRVVNAGTSTTLPTPTRSGFTFNGWFTSSSGGTRVGGAGSSYTVNSNITLWAQWTATPSQFTVTFNANGGTVSPTSRVVNAGTPTTLPTPTRSGFTFNGWFTSSSGGTRVGSAGDSYWVNSNITLWAQWTSISSSIIILSLNVPATVSITSGVRREVRFTAPSTGTYIFQSSNRGSLDPTAYTALTGGSIIDDDSAGDRNFWFSRALTAGQTFTFWAGVWNNTGTGSYTVTVTR; this is encoded by the coding sequence ATGAAAAAGATTTTAGGTGCGTTTAGCGTGTTGCTTTGTTTGTTGATGGTTGGGGGATGCGGCTTTTATGGGGACGAGATCGAGATAAATGTTGCCGTACCTGTACAGCGTGTCACCGTGACATTTAATTCGCAAGGCGGTACAAGTTTTTCGTCGCAAACAGTAAATGCAGGACAATCTGTTTGGTTGCCAACTCCAAGCCGCAGCGGATTCGTTTTTAACGGTTGGTTTACGTCGTCAAGCGGTGGGTCGCGAGTTGGTTGGGGAGAAACTAATTTAACTGTATGGGAAAACAGAACACTTTGGGCACAGTGGACGGCAACAACGCCAAGTCAATTTACAGTGACTTTTAACGCAAACGGAGGAACGGTAAGCCCTACATCAAGAGTGGTAAATGCAGGAACATCAACAACATTACCGACACCGACAAGAAGCGGGTTTACATTTAACGGCTGGTTTACATCATCAAGTGGTGGTACAAGAGTTGGAGGTGCAGGAAGCAGTTATACGGTAAATTCAAACATAACGCTTTGGGCACAGTGGACGGCAACCCCAAGCCAATTTACAGTGACATTTAACGCAAACGGAGGAACGGTAAGCCCTACGTCAAGAGTGGTAAATGCAGGAACACCAACAACATTACCGACACCGACAAGAAGCGGGTTTACATTTAACGGGTGGTTTACGTCATCAAGTGGTGGTACAAGAGTTGGAAGTGCGGGAGATAGTTATTGGGTGAATTCTAACATAACACTTTGGGCACAGTGGACATCAATATCGTCGTCTATAATAATCCTGTCTCTCAACGTTCCGGCAACTGTTAGTATAACATCTGGAGTAAGGCGAGAAGTAAGGTTTACTGCACCATCTACGGGAACTTATATATTTCAATCTTCAAATAGAGGTTCGTTAGACCCTACAGCATATACCGCTTTAACTGGTGGTAGCATTATTGATGATGATAGTGCAGGAGACCGCAATTTTTGGTTTTCACGCGCTTTGACAGCGGGGCAAACATTTACTTTTTGGGCAGGCGTTTGGAATAATACGGGAACTGGCAGCTACACAGTAACTGTCACGCGTTAA
- a CDS encoding PEGA domain-containing protein — translation MFNLKKIISVMLAALAVAWADEMIEITTNPAGARIYMNDSFLGVSPVTIPNAHLGNVIIRAELQGFFGHEVHFINHTGSSRNISLTLRNRSQQQGQVATAQRPQQQGQVVRPEDGQQRAAANIDEMPATRSTPTLASINCAVVKEAVEGLDEMTKGRDFQRTQGRIARFTRNAQRVETVMRVSGMSSSAPSATAMAGLSIEMLRTINDVNRQIMEFNGAQVNPCTESGFSELQKLNESLNPGTFLPLIVRASFATLPPPVVEPFRLNPVAALVMFAWIMEDYNLTRDQALAIITAALASTQGSVYHIAGEIRNASGPQKVQITMLLSFSSGVLAATVPQLREMTRQIQRIRTAKEGAI, via the coding sequence ATGTTTAACTTAAAAAAAATTATCTCTGTAATGCTTGCAGCTCTTGCGGTTGCTTGGGCGGACGAGATGATTGAGATTACGACGAATCCCGCAGGGGCGAGGATTTATATGAATGATTCTTTTCTGGGGGTGTCGCCTGTAACGATTCCGAACGCGCACTTGGGAAATGTCATTATTCGTGCAGAATTACAAGGTTTTTTCGGACATGAAGTTCATTTTATAAATCATACGGGAAGTTCGCGAAATATATCTTTAACATTGCGAAATCGCTCGCAACAACAAGGGCAAGTCGCTACTGCACAACGTCCGCAGCAACAAGGGCAAGTGGTCAGACCTGAAGACGGTCAGCAACGCGCTGCTGCCAATATTGATGAAATGCCTGCAACACGATCGACACCAACATTGGCGAGCATAAACTGCGCGGTTGTCAAAGAAGCGGTAGAGGGTTTGGACGAAATGACTAAAGGCAGAGATTTCCAAAGAACACAAGGAAGAATTGCACGATTTACAAGAAATGCACAAAGAGTAGAAACGGTAATGCGCGTCAGCGGAATGAGCAGCTCGGCTCCATCTGCGACCGCTATGGCAGGACTTTCAATCGAAATGTTGCGAACTATAAACGATGTAAACAGACAAATTATGGAATTTAACGGAGCGCAAGTAAATCCTTGTACAGAAAGCGGATTTTCAGAATTGCAGAAACTTAACGAAAGTTTGAATCCGGGCACATTCTTACCTTTGATTGTTCGAGCAAGTTTTGCAACACTCCCCCCGCCTGTAGTAGAGCCGTTTAGATTAAATCCGGTTGCGGCACTTGTAATGTTTGCTTGGATTATGGAAGATTATAATTTAACCAGAGACCAAGCCTTAGCTATTATAACCGCAGCTCTTGCTTCAACACAAGGAAGCGTTTATCACATAGCGGGTGAAATCAGAAACGCTTCGGGACCGCAAAAAGTGCAAATTACTATGCTTTTGTCGTTTTCCAGCGGTGTTCTTGCGGCAACAGTTCCGCAATTGAGAGAAATGACAAGACAAATACAAAGGATAAGAACGGCAAAAGAAGGCGCTATTTAA
- a CDS encoding PEGA domain-containing protein — protein sequence MFKLKKAVPVILATLVSVWANSGVEIVTHPAGARIYMNGNYLGVSPLTASNVPLGNVVFIAELQGFWEHEVHFVNRSGRAWRLNMSLQELNGNRQQTPVFTAKPSAPEIIQQQAAPQQDQEVVRAEDTPVQQRPQETTEQISLSGINCAVVNEAVAGLDEMTKGRDFQRTQGRITRFTRNAQRVETIMRAQGMSSSAPSTFAIAGLSIELLRTVNDVNKQIMEFNGAEINACTETGFAELVRLDENLDPLTFLPLILRASFATLPRAVVDPWRMNPRAALIMFAWILEDYNLTPEQATAIVSAALAASQGSVYDIRNEISSASGPQKVQITTILTFSTGTLTVGVQQLRTMTKEIQRIRANIRGEI from the coding sequence GTGTTTAAACTAAAAAAAGCAGTCCCCGTTATCCTTGCAACACTTGTGAGTGTTTGGGCAAACAGCGGAGTAGAAATTGTCACACATCCCGCAGGAGCGAGGATTTATATGAATGGGAATTATTTGGGAGTGTCGCCTCTGACAGCCTCAAATGTTCCTTTGGGCAACGTTGTTTTTATTGCAGAACTACAAGGTTTTTGGGAACACGAGGTTCATTTTGTTAACCGTTCCGGAAGAGCGTGGAGATTAAATATGTCTCTGCAAGAACTAAATGGAAATCGTCAACAAACTCCTGTTTTTACAGCTAAACCATCTGCTCCGGAGATAATTCAACAGCAAGCCGCACCGCAACAAGACCAAGAAGTCGTTCGAGCAGAAGATACTCCCGTGCAACAACGTCCACAGGAAACGACCGAGCAAATTTCGCTCAGCGGCATAAACTGCGCAGTTGTCAATGAAGCGGTTGCAGGTTTGGACGAAATGACAAAAGGCAGAGACTTCCAAAGAACACAGGGAAGAATTACACGATTTACAAGAAATGCACAAAGAGTTGAGACTATTATGCGCGCTCAAGGAATGAGCAGTTCTGCTCCTTCGACATTTGCTATCGCAGGACTCTCAATAGAATTACTCAGAACTGTAAACGACGTAAACAAACAAATTATGGAATTTAACGGCGCAGAAATAAACGCTTGCACAGAAACCGGATTTGCAGAGTTGGTAAGACTTGATGAAAATTTAGACCCGCTCACATTTTTGCCTTTAATTCTTCGCGCAAGTTTTGCAACACTTCCCAGAGCAGTAGTAGATCCTTGGAGAATGAATCCGAGAGCGGCTCTTATTATGTTTGCTTGGATTTTGGAAGATTATAATTTGACACCGGAGCAGGCAACGGCAATCGTAAGCGCCGCCCTTGCTGCATCACAAGGAAGCGTTTATGACATCAGAAACGAAATTTCGAGTGCGTCAGGACCGCAAAAAGTGCAAATTACAACAATTTTAACTTTCTCAACCGGTACTCTCACAGTAGGTGTTCAACAATTAAGAACGATGACTAAAGAAATACAGAGAATCAGAGCCAATATAAGAGGTGAAATTTAA
- a CDS encoding DUF6175 family protein gives MKIKQILTTSILMVCITASGILAQRPAIMVIPFTKEGEDIRTILEDDVNKRIVITEVQRGFNNRDFQTVDFLARLRAANMRDVLASDNQADIKDAIVSGSGAEIYVSVEIVMDISPNRSRESWVRLIMTAYDIATGASLSNMIGESGRFFTDDVSRLAQRAAVQGIEEFLNTMQASFDNIVQNGRPLVIDIGIAHGSELTMSSRVGSDNQQLSRAIETWIADNAYQGVYTRQGRTANRLSFDDVRIPLRRANGRPFTVGMFEDQLSDLFEELGVTAEISAVRSTISISIR, from the coding sequence ATGAAAATTAAACAGATTTTGACGACAAGTATTTTGATGGTGTGCATCACTGCAAGCGGGATTTTAGCACAACGTCCGGCGATTATGGTTATTCCTTTTACCAAAGAGGGCGAGGATATAAGAACGATTTTGGAAGACGATGTTAATAAGCGTATTGTTATAACAGAAGTTCAGAGAGGATTTAACAACCGCGATTTTCAAACAGTGGACTTTTTGGCAAGGTTGAGAGCGGCAAATATGCGCGACGTTCTTGCAAGTGATAATCAGGCGGACATCAAAGACGCCATTGTTTCGGGGTCAGGTGCGGAAATTTATGTATCTGTAGAAATCGTTATGGATATATCACCAAACAGAAGCCGCGAAAGTTGGGTACGCCTAATAATGACTGCTTATGATATTGCAACCGGTGCCTCTTTATCAAATATGATAGGAGAAAGCGGACGTTTCTTTACGGACGACGTATCGCGCCTTGCGCAAAGAGCGGCAGTTCAGGGAATCGAAGAGTTTTTGAATACTATGCAGGCAAGTTTTGACAACATAGTACAAAACGGAAGACCGCTTGTTATTGATATAGGCATTGCTCACGGCTCGGAACTTACAATGTCTTCACGAGTTGGCTCCGATAATCAGCAACTTTCAAGAGCCATAGAAACTTGGATAGCCGATAATGCTTACCAAGGCGTTTATACCAGACAAGGAAGAACAGCCAACCGCTTGTCGTTTGACGATGTTCGCATTCCGCTGAGAAGAGCCAACGGTCGACCGTTTACTGTAGGTATGTTTGAAGACCAACTGAGCGATCTTTTCGAAGAATTGGGCGTCACCGCAGAAATTTCGGCAGTTCGCAGCACAATATCAATTTCGATACGGTAA
- a CDS encoding tetratricopeptide repeat protein, producing MKKAVFFILLSFCLVLAGRKEFIREYTYQASEMDSKVSARTNASVEIRNILLREIGQFVFSQQVLIDDEFFERALAVTAGVVEMTIINESWNGREYRMKARMVVDTRDVERRINAIMQDFRRSEEMRLARERLMEFRAQAMNMRNNQMPFGSYQEIMTALASEDDFTFGVVAYENGQFREALNHLNKALRRNRTPANVHYMLGKTYLGLNNQRQADRHFKRAADMGHPGAQFRQRTQGYRR from the coding sequence ATGAAAAAAGCAGTTTTTTTTATTCTTTTATCCTTTTGCCTTGTACTTGCAGGGCGAAAGGAATTTATCCGCGAATATACGTATCAGGCAAGCGAAATGGACAGCAAAGTAAGCGCTCGCACAAACGCTTCTGTAGAAATACGCAACATTCTGCTGCGAGAAATCGGACAGTTTGTTTTTTCGCAGCAAGTTTTGATAGACGATGAATTTTTTGAGAGAGCGCTGGCTGTTACTGCAGGGGTTGTCGAAATGACGATAATAAATGAAAGTTGGAATGGTCGCGAATACCGAATGAAAGCAAGAATGGTCGTTGATACAAGAGACGTAGAAAGACGAATTAATGCGATTATGCAGGACTTTAGAAGATCAGAAGAAATGAGATTGGCGAGAGAGCGGTTGATGGAGTTCAGAGCGCAGGCAATGAATATGAGAAACAATCAAATGCCGTTTGGTTCGTACCAAGAAATAATGACAGCCCTTGCAAGCGAAGATGATTTCACTTTTGGAGTAGTCGCATACGAAAACGGACAATTCAGAGAGGCGTTAAATCATCTGAACAAAGCACTAAGAAGAAACAGAACGCCTGCAAACGTCCACTATATGCTCGGAAAAACATATCTTGGTCTAAACAACCAAAGACAAGCCGATCGCCACTTTAAACGAGCCGCAGACATGGGACACCCCGGCGCACAGTTTCGACAAAGAACGCAAGGATATAGGAGGTAA
- a CDS encoding recombinase family protein, translating to MIYAYVRVSTDKQTVENQRQEIMKHFDVLGISPLLLVEWISETISGKKKAEHRELGALIQKMQKGDTLIVSELSRLGRSITDVLLTVEKLKEKGSRLICVKERIDTSNNDLTTRVMTMSLAMCAEIERELISQRTKEALAAKKAAGVVLGRPKGADREVKYDKYRDDIMRLLGFGFSKRHVCEVLGLDKDMLNRYLRRLDNIPIDGEDFYRDKEC from the coding sequence ATGATATACGCTTACGTCCGAGTATCAACGGACAAACAAACCGTCGAAAACCAACGACAAGAAATAATGAAACATTTTGACGTTCTTGGCATTAGTCCGCTTTTACTTGTAGAGTGGATTTCTGAAACAATAAGCGGAAAGAAAAAGGCAGAACACAGAGAGTTAGGCGCGCTTATCCAAAAAATGCAAAAAGGCGATACTCTCATAGTATCAGAGTTATCAAGATTAGGACGGTCAATAACCGATGTTCTCTTAACGGTAGAGAAGCTAAAAGAGAAAGGCTCTCGGTTAATCTGCGTTAAAGAGCGCATAGATACCTCAAACAACGACTTGACAACGCGAGTAATGACAATGTCGCTTGCAATGTGCGCCGAAATCGAACGCGAACTAATAAGCCAACGCACAAAAGAAGCATTGGCGGCGAAGAAAGCGGCTGGCGTTGTTCTCGGACGACCGAAAGGCGCCGACCGAGAAGTTAAATACGACAAATACCGCGACGATATAATGCGCTTATTGGGTTTCGGATTTAGCAAGCGGCACGTTTGCGAGGTCTTGGGCTTGGATAAGGATATGCTTAATCGCTATCTTCGGCGCCTCGATAATATTCCCATAGATGGCGAAGATTTTTATCGCGATAAAGAGTGTTAG
- a CDS encoding D-Ala-D-Ala carboxypeptidase family metallohydrolase has protein sequence MQRVINWNNYANFNATEFNCRCGCGAGGERVSLVLMNMLQRARTRAGIPFSINSGGRCQKHAAQVSTASNTLASDHTFTATQLVLGADIRTTDNAQRWRIIDAAQREGFTRIGIGNGFVHLGIGTRENAGARNPSNVIWLY, from the coding sequence TTGCAACGAGTAATCAACTGGAACAATTACGCCAACTTCAACGCAACAGAATTTAACTGCCGATGTGGCTGTGGAGCAGGCGGAGAAAGAGTATCTCTTGTGCTTATGAATATGCTCCAAAGAGCAAGAACGCGTGCAGGTATCCCCTTTTCCATAAATTCGGGCGGCAGATGTCAAAAGCACGCGGCACAAGTGTCCACAGCGAGCAATACACTTGCAAGCGACCACACATTTACTGCTACTCAGTTAGTGCTTGGCGCGGATATTCGCACGACAGACAATGCCCAACGGTGGCGAATTATAGACGCGGCACAGCGAGAGGGATTTACTCGAATAGGTATAGGGAATGGATTTGTCCATTTGGGTATAGGAACGAGAGAAAACGCGGGAGCAAGAAACCCGTCAAATGTAATTTGGCTGTATTAA
- a CDS encoding phage Gp37/Gp68 family protein gives MNKSKIEWCDYTWNPITGCLHGCPYCYARGITRRFGVKERDDKNCHCLDYPETASSFRGSVNVPYPYGFSPTFHRYRLDEPQAVRKPQNIFVCSMADLFGDWVPDEWIEEVFAACAKAPQHRYLFLTKNPRRYEALNYAGILPKEHWYGTSLNKRDDDIFCSDEYNTFLSIEPIQERLGIDTQIKNNWVIVGAETGNRKNKVEVKREWLEDIKEACAKDKVPLFMKNSLKPIWGDELIQQFPWEV, from the coding sequence ATGAACAAAAGTAAAATCGAATGGTGCGATTACACGTGGAATCCTATCACAGGATGTTTGCACGGTTGCCCGTATTGCTATGCTCGCGGAATTACTCGGCGGTTTGGCGTAAAAGAACGTGATGATAAAAATTGTCATTGTTTGGATTATCCCGAAACGGCAAGCAGTTTTCGCGGTAGTGTTAATGTTCCATATCCATACGGATTTAGTCCAACATTCCACCGCTACCGCCTTGACGAGCCGCAAGCCGTTAGAAAGCCGCAAAACATATTCGTATGTTCAATGGCAGACCTTTTCGGTGATTGGGTGCCTGATGAATGGATTGAGGAAGTATTCGCGGCGTGCGCCAAAGCTCCGCAACATCGGTATTTGTTTTTAACGAAAAATCCGCGCCGATATGAAGCTTTGAATTATGCGGGGATATTGCCAAAAGAGCATTGGTATGGCACATCGTTAAATAAGCGCGACGATGATATATTTTGCTCGGACGAATATAACACATTTCTTAGTATCGAACCAATACAAGAACGTTTAGGAATTGACACTCAGATAAAAAACAATTGGGTGATAGTTGGCGCAGAGACAGGAAACAGGAAAAACAAAGTAGAGGTTAAGCGCGAATGGCTTGAAGATATTAAAGAAGCGTGCGCAAAAGACAAGGTGCCTTTATTTATGAAGAACTCCCTAAAGCCGATTTGGGGCGACGAACTAATACAACAATTTCCGTGGGAGGTGTAA